A portion of the Chlamydia avium 10DC88 genome contains these proteins:
- the sctD gene encoding type III secretion system inner membrane ring subunit SctD: protein MGVRLVVIKGPLSGVSFVLEEGTRWSLGKDAAASDIPVEDPQLADIQLIITKEQDAYYISNVNSEFPVLVNGKAITGATQLNHGDALQFGSNEYSFFVHEFDADDIVYDFNLSSESAANVLEESADNKKKAGESVRENVEATVLQSSGASSEVSHADQELADAFLASAKSEKVPNGTHADKENASAFSLDSEKAQGNPQSGDVKNNQTQNVAMEENGALPNQNQQPLPNPGPVENQRQSQDENLTSENKSLAGGSSESITSKDEDIDKKETDAESMKESSSEDSKKSNSSQEDGADKEEEHTDENEKETSENAEDTASVESQEKTNKSILAPFNVQDLFRFDQGIFPAEIDDIAQKNVSVDLSQPPRFLLKVLAGANIGAEFHLDTGRSYILGSSPDVADIVFNDLSVSHQHAKIIVSSDGSAMLEDLGSKNGVIVEGKKIEHSSTLSSNQVVALGTTLFLLIDNLAPADTIVAAFAPEDYGLFGRPQDAEALAEQAAQEEEEKRRRATLPTGSFILTLFIGGLAILFGVGTASLFHTKEVVSIDNIDFQEDIERVVHAFPTVRYTFNKNNGQLFLIGHVKNSIDKSELLYKVDALSFIKSVDDNVIDDEAVWQEMNILLSKRPEFKGVSMHSPEPGQFVITGYLKTEEQAVCLSDYLNIHFNYLSLLENKVIIESQMLKAIVSHLLQAGFANIQVAFINGEVVLTGYVNNDDGEKFHAVVQEIASIPGVRLIKNFVVLLPVEEGIIDLNLRHPNRYRVTGYSKYGDVSINVVVNGRILTRGDVIDGMTVTSIQPHCIFLEREGLKYKIEYNK from the coding sequence ATGGGTGTACGTTTAGTTGTTATTAAAGGCCCGTTGTCAGGAGTTAGTTTTGTTTTAGAAGAAGGAACTCGTTGGTCCCTAGGGAAAGATGCTGCAGCAAGTGATATTCCTGTGGAAGATCCTCAACTTGCCGATATTCAATTAATAATCACAAAAGAACAAGATGCTTACTATATTAGTAATGTAAATTCAGAATTCCCAGTTTTAGTTAATGGGAAGGCAATCACAGGTGCCACACAGTTAAACCATGGTGATGCCCTTCAATTTGGGAGTAATGAATATTCTTTTTTTGTGCATGAATTTGATGCTGATGATATTGTATATGATTTTAATCTCTCTTCAGAAAGTGCGGCTAATGTCTTGGAAGAATCTGCCGATAATAAGAAGAAAGCAGGCGAATCTGTTCGAGAAAATGTAGAAGCAACAGTCCTCCAATCTTCGGGGGCATCGTCAGAAGTCTCTCATGCAGATCAAGAACTTGCAGATGCTTTTTTGGCATCTGCAAAGTCAGAAAAAGTTCCTAATGGAACGCATGCGGATAAGGAAAATGCGAGTGCTTTTTCTTTAGATTCAGAGAAGGCACAAGGAAACCCTCAATCAGGGGATGTAAAAAATAATCAAACCCAGAACGTTGCTATGGAAGAAAACGGAGCGTTGCCTAATCAAAATCAGCAGCCGTTACCCAATCCAGGTCCTGTAGAAAATCAGAGACAATCCCAAGATGAAAATCTGACATCGGAAAATAAGTCTCTTGCTGGGGGGAGTTCTGAATCAATAACTTCTAAAGATGAAGATATAGACAAGAAAGAAACAGATGCCGAGTCAATGAAGGAGTCGTCTTCTGAGGATTCTAAAAAGTCAAACTCTTCCCAAGAAGATGGTGCTGATAAAGAAGAGGAACATACAGACGAAAATGAGAAAGAGACAAGTGAAAATGCAGAGGACACAGCGTCAGTAGAATCCCAAGAAAAAACAAATAAATCCATACTAGCTCCTTTTAACGTTCAAGATCTTTTCCGATTCGATCAAGGAATTTTCCCTGCCGAAATAGATGACATCGCCCAAAAAAATGTGTCCGTAGATCTTTCGCAACCACCTCGTTTTCTGTTAAAGGTATTGGCAGGCGCAAATATTGGTGCTGAATTTCATCTGGATACTGGACGCTCTTATATTTTAGGCAGTAGTCCTGATGTTGCTGATATTGTATTTAATGACCTTAGTGTATCTCATCAACATGCTAAGATCATAGTCAGTAGTGATGGATCTGCTATGTTGGAGGATCTAGGCAGTAAAAACGGCGTCATTGTTGAAGGAAAAAAAATAGAACACAGTTCTACGTTAAGTTCGAATCAGGTTGTTGCTCTAGGAACTACATTATTTCTGCTGATAGATAATTTGGCTCCTGCAGATACAATAGTGGCAGCGTTTGCCCCTGAGGACTATGGTTTGTTTGGCCGCCCCCAAGATGCAGAGGCCCTTGCAGAACAAGCGGCACAAGAAGAAGAAGAAAAGCGTCGGCGAGCAACTTTACCTACAGGATCGTTTATCTTAACATTATTTATTGGTGGATTAGCAATTCTTTTTGGGGTGGGAACAGCCTCGTTGTTTCATACAAAAGAAGTTGTTTCTATAGATAATATCGATTTTCAAGAAGATATTGAGCGTGTTGTTCATGCCTTCCCTACAGTGCGCTACACCTTTAATAAAAATAATGGACAGCTATTTTTAATAGGACATGTAAAAAATAGTATAGATAAAAGCGAGCTTCTTTATAAGGTGGATGCTCTATCCTTTATTAAATCTGTAGATGATAACGTGATTGATGATGAAGCTGTATGGCAAGAAATGAATATTCTATTGTCTAAAAGGCCAGAATTTAAAGGCGTCAGTATGCACTCTCCTGAGCCTGGGCAGTTTGTCATCACAGGATATTTAAAAACCGAAGAGCAAGCTGTCTGTCTTTCCGACTATTTGAATATACATTTTAACTATCTTTCACTTTTAGAAAACAAAGTTATTATAGAATCGCAAATGTTAAAAGCTATTGTAAGCCATCTGCTTCAGGCAGGATTTGCGAATATCCAAGTAGCTTTCATTAATGGGGAAGTTGTCCTTACAGGTTACGTAAATAATGATGACGGAGAGAAATTCCACGCCGTGGTTCAGGAGATTGCCTCTATTCCTGGTGTGCGCCTTATAAAAAACTTTGTTGTCCTTCTTCCCGTAGAAGAAGGAATTATAGATTTAAATTTGCGGCATCCAAATCGTTATCGTGTTACAGGATACTCAAAGTATGGAGATGTGAGTATTAATGTCGTAGTTAACGGTAGGATTTTAACTCGTGGTGACGTTATTGATGGCATGACAGTAACCAGTATACAACCCCATTGTATTTTTTTAGAGAGGGAAGGGTTGAAATATAAAATCGAGTACAATAAATAG
- a CDS encoding DUF5398 family protein yields MFNMENTAAKEDKSLRQLFDLEKDMQDLRTSQEINANVQEKLQKLNTSLREGSDKESFEKQQALLAGYLALQKVLGRINRKMV; encoded by the coding sequence ATGTTTAATATGGAAAATACAGCTGCTAAAGAAGATAAATCCTTACGCCAGCTGTTTGATTTAGAAAAAGACATGCAGGATCTACGCACATCTCAGGAAATAAATGCGAACGTGCAGGAGAAATTGCAAAAGTTGAATACTTCTCTTCGTGAAGGTTCTGATAAGGAATCTTTTGAGAAACAACAAGCATTGTTAGCAGGATATCTAGCCCTTCAGAAAGTTCTCGGGCGGATCAACCGCAAAATGGTTTAA
- a CDS encoding DUF5407 family protein: MSSGSGSSCSAFNFNEMLNGVCKYVQGVQQYLAELETSTQGTVDLGTMFNLQFRMQILSQYMEAVSNILTAVNTEMITMARAIKGS; the protein is encoded by the coding sequence ATGAGTAGTGGTAGTGGGAGCAGTTGCTCAGCATTTAATTTCAATGAGATGCTTAATGGCGTATGTAAATACGTTCAGGGCGTTCAACAATACTTAGCAGAACTAGAAACCTCAACACAAGGTACAGTCGATTTGGGTACGATGTTTAATTTACAATTTCGTATGCAAATCTTATCTCAATATATGGAAGCTGTATCCAACATTTTGACAGCGGTGAACACAGAAATGATCACTATGGCAAGAGCTATTAAAGGAAGTTAA
- the sctN gene encoding type III secretion system ATPase SctN, with amino-acid sequence MNNLTSDFNMLMSQLNDVHLTTIVGRIIEVVGMLIKAVVPNVRVGEVCLVKRYDMEPLVTEVVGFTQNFAFLSPLGELTGVSPSSEVIPTGMPLYIRAGNGLLGRVLNGLGEPIDTEKKGPLVDANETYPVFRAPPDPLHRGKLRTILSTGVRCIDGVLTVARGQRIGIFAGAGVGKSSLLGMIARNAEEADVNVIALIGERGREVREFIEGDLGEEGMKRSVIVVSTSDQSSQLRLNAAYVGTAIAEYFRDQGKTVILMMDSVTRFARALREVGLAAGEPPARAGYTPSVFSTLPKLLERSGASDKGTITAFYTVLVAGDDMNEPVADEVKSILDGHIVLSNALAQAYHYPAIDVLASISRLLTAIVPEEQRRIIGKAREVLAKYKANEMLIRIGEYRRGSDREVDFAIDHIDKLNRFLKQDIHEKTNYEEAAQQLRAIFR; translated from the coding sequence ATGAATAATTTGACATCAGACTTCAATATGCTCATGTCGCAATTAAACGATGTGCATCTCACTACCATTGTTGGTCGTATTATTGAAGTCGTTGGTATGTTAATCAAAGCTGTTGTTCCCAACGTGCGCGTTGGAGAAGTATGCTTGGTTAAGCGTTATGATATGGAGCCTCTGGTCACCGAAGTCGTCGGCTTTACACAGAATTTCGCTTTTTTGTCTCCTTTGGGAGAACTTACAGGAGTTAGCCCGTCTTCAGAAGTCATTCCTACGGGTATGCCCCTATATATTCGCGCAGGCAATGGGCTTTTAGGACGTGTATTAAATGGTTTGGGGGAACCTATAGATACAGAAAAAAAAGGCCCTCTAGTTGATGCAAATGAAACTTATCCCGTATTTCGCGCCCCTCCAGATCCCCTTCATAGAGGTAAATTAAGAACAATTCTGTCTACAGGAGTCCGTTGTATTGATGGTGTGCTCACCGTAGCTCGAGGACAGCGTATAGGGATATTTGCTGGTGCAGGAGTTGGTAAATCTTCGCTTTTAGGAATGATCGCAAGAAATGCTGAAGAGGCTGATGTTAATGTTATAGCGCTCATTGGAGAAAGAGGACGAGAAGTTCGTGAATTTATTGAGGGGGATCTTGGGGAAGAAGGAATGAAACGATCTGTGATTGTTGTTTCAACATCAGACCAATCCTCACAACTAAGATTAAACGCAGCGTATGTTGGTACAGCAATAGCAGAATATTTTCGCGATCAAGGGAAAACAGTCATTCTAATGATGGATTCTGTCACACGTTTCGCTAGGGCATTACGTGAGGTAGGATTGGCAGCAGGAGAACCTCCAGCACGAGCAGGATACACCCCGTCTGTTTTCTCTACATTGCCAAAATTATTAGAGCGTTCAGGAGCTTCAGATAAAGGAACCATCACGGCATTTTATACCGTATTAGTTGCAGGGGATGATATGAACGAACCTGTTGCTGACGAAGTGAAATCTATTTTAGATGGCCATATTGTTTTATCTAATGCTTTAGCTCAAGCGTATCATTATCCTGCTATCGATGTGTTGGCATCAATTAGCCGACTGCTAACTGCAATTGTTCCTGAAGAACAACGCCGTATCATAGGAAAAGCACGCGAAGTATTAGCGAAGTATAAAGCTAATGAAATGCTCATACGTATTGGAGAATATCGTCGTGGATCTGATCGTGAAGTAGATTTTGCTATTGATCACATAGACAAATTAAATCGCTTCCTAAAGCAAGATATTCATGAAAAGACAAATTATGAGGAGGCAGCGCAACAGTTGCGGGCCATTTTCCGATAA
- a CDS encoding DUF5421 family protein: protein MELNKTESLYSCKTESHLPQHDGPAPQDNREVKVFSLEGRQQSRHGRQENSNKGKVASRQETRGTEDKSIEDTVCTKEDSEKEEKFFAWDNPTAGMALVDIAAPLAGEMVVENTAVTMASADLTWIQEVIANTVESMVVAELNGEQLVELVLDSQGNVPEVFSGANLTLVQSGADLSIKLSNFMDNAQVEEAVSVINGNPEQLVNLVTSLKGHQLNLKEFMVGSNVVQLPTIEEVQTPLHMIAASIHRKDEQHHDKQDQQQKQEQEQNQYIEEAQL from the coding sequence ATGGAATTAAATAAAACAGAATCTTTATACAGTTGTAAAACTGAAAGTCATTTACCACAACATGATGGCCCAGCGCCTCAAGATAATCGTGAAGTGAAAGTATTTTCTTTAGAAGGGCGTCAACAATCACGTCATGGACGTCAAGAAAACTCAAATAAAGGGAAAGTAGCTTCTCGCCAAGAGACTCGTGGAACTGAGGATAAATCTATCGAAGATACTGTATGCACTAAAGAAGATAGTGAAAAAGAGGAAAAATTTTTCGCTTGGGATAACCCCACAGCAGGAATGGCTTTAGTAGATATCGCAGCCCCTCTAGCAGGTGAAATGGTAGTTGAAAACACAGCAGTTACCATGGCCAGCGCAGATCTAACCTGGATTCAAGAAGTCATTGCTAACACAGTAGAGTCTATGGTTGTCGCAGAACTTAATGGAGAACAACTCGTAGAATTAGTATTAGATAGCCAAGGCAATGTCCCTGAAGTCTTTTCTGGAGCTAATTTAACCTTAGTTCAATCAGGAGCAGACCTTTCTATCAAACTCTCAAATTTCATGGATAATGCTCAAGTAGAAGAAGCTGTTAGTGTCATCAATGGTAATCCTGAACAATTGGTGAATCTAGTAACTTCTTTAAAAGGACATCAGTTAAATTTAAAAGAATTTATGGTTGGTTCCAATGTTGTACAACTTCCTACGATTGAAGAAGTTCAAACTCCTCTACATATGATCGCTGCTTCAATTCATCGTAAGGATGAGCAACACCATGACAAACAAGATCAACAACAAAAACAAGAACAAGAGCAAAACCAATATATTGAAGAAGCTCAATTATAA
- the sctQ gene encoding type III secretion system cytoplasmic ring protein SctQ, with amino-acid sequence MTAVAEPSASWLKFRNDFLNSLVTTGKHIALPSFPKEECERKLREKFRLEETGITIQSRGSLPADQAIQDFGVHVLVQSFLAQPLESGDFFLITSEEDLQAFMVAVFNDTSLASYFYEKDKLLGFHYYLCAELCKLIQELTWIPTLSIKVIDDTKFSGKHIQGSYEVIDVTCGLDGKTLRLRLLFSDALCDSCRKLLSGSEQSLDMQQLAPLPLTLSVEIGYCQLSQDEWKQVRPGSFILLDSCLYDPDTEESGGLLTIKNQQFFGGRFLDTKSGDFKVTSYPSLQQEEPPEEASRGFSTSASGQYKLVAEAARYSLTVEEFLKITQGSVLQFPGIHPVRGIDLILNGTKVGRGEIVSLGDVLGIRVLQV; translated from the coding sequence ATGACTGCAGTAGCGGAACCTAGTGCTAGCTGGTTAAAATTTCGTAATGACTTTTTAAATTCTTTAGTAACAACTGGGAAGCACATTGCTCTCCCTTCGTTCCCTAAAGAAGAGTGTGAACGAAAGTTAAGAGAAAAATTCCGTCTCGAAGAAACAGGAATAACCATCCAATCTCGAGGTTCCTTACCTGCTGATCAAGCTATTCAAGATTTCGGTGTCCATGTATTGGTGCAGTCTTTTCTTGCTCAACCCTTGGAGTCTGGTGATTTCTTTTTGATTACATCAGAAGAAGATCTCCAGGCATTCATGGTTGCCGTATTCAATGATACGAGTTTAGCCTCTTATTTTTATGAAAAGGATAAGCTCTTAGGCTTTCATTATTACTTATGTGCAGAACTCTGTAAACTTATTCAAGAATTAACTTGGATCCCTACATTATCTATTAAAGTTATTGATGATACAAAATTCTCAGGGAAACATATACAAGGTTCTTATGAAGTCATCGATGTTACCTGTGGATTAGATGGAAAAACATTGCGTTTGCGTTTGTTATTCTCCGATGCTTTATGTGATAGCTGTAGGAAATTGTTGTCAGGATCGGAACAAAGCTTAGATATGCAACAACTTGCTCCGCTACCTTTAACTTTGTCTGTAGAAATCGGGTATTGCCAACTTTCACAAGATGAATGGAAGCAAGTCCGTCCCGGAAGTTTTATTTTGTTGGATAGTTGCTTATATGATCCCGATACAGAAGAAAGTGGTGGGCTCCTCACTATAAAAAATCAGCAGTTTTTTGGTGGACGTTTTCTCGATACAAAATCAGGAGATTTTAAAGTTACAAGTTATCCTAGTTTGCAACAGGAAGAACCCCCAGAAGAAGCCTCACGTGGTTTTTCTACATCTGCTTCAGGACAATACAAATTAGTAGCAGAAGCAGCTCGATATTCTCTAACTGTCGAAGAGTTCCTAAAAATTACACAAGGCAGTGTTTTACAATTCCCAGGAATTCATCCTGTAAGAGGTATTGATCTCATCCTTAATGGAACTAAGGTCGGAAGAGGGGAAATCGTCTCGTTAGGCGACGTTTTAGGAATCCGTGTCTTGCAAGTATAA
- a CDS encoding serine/threonine protein kinase: MDCQSATPIHQLGKYAIYRTLREKSGSAVYQGFCTRTQQCFAIKVLTQPKLSDNACVRRFLKEAQILTQLSHPNIVKLHQFGKYTEGYYIALEYIPGISLREYILSQWISLFQAVDHVLSLGHALEYLHSRGILHGDIKPENILITPQGKITLIDLGLAGSPALHDNGYPGCLGTPFYMSPEQRQGENISEQSEIYSLGLIAYELLLGNLAYGRVLLSLIPEKIGKILSKTLQPSPKDRYDSITDFLNDLRAYRYGDDIHKDKRQKDLVATTYGELIQQRLWLSPWAIPTPDYVSASLHEQGYPALPYVYHEAFVSAEMFKLWFYYSPSRKDTLALTLIKGFINQWGHEDNPRVVIRKVHKECIRLHTPIDTSGISVICVSIPKAKQELSWTSCGKTIFWLKKQKKVPQNFITTSMGVGKICSLQIQETKVAWEIGDEAILHTLQADSPKPSLYCPLSTELKDRRQTAIFCPIESVQYGIIEECDGTLCPSTLISLKRIR; the protein is encoded by the coding sequence ATGGATTGCCAATCTGCAACCCCTATTCATCAACTAGGTAAGTATGCTATCTACAGAACTTTAAGAGAAAAATCAGGAAGTGCAGTATATCAAGGGTTTTGTACAAGAACACAACAGTGTTTTGCTATCAAAGTTCTCACTCAACCGAAACTTTCTGATAATGCATGTGTTCGTAGATTCTTAAAAGAAGCTCAGATCCTGACTCAGCTTTCCCATCCTAACATAGTTAAACTACATCAATTTGGGAAATATACGGAAGGCTATTATATAGCTTTGGAATATATCCCAGGTATTTCTCTTCGTGAATATATTCTTTCACAATGGATTTCTTTATTTCAAGCGGTTGATCACGTATTGTCCTTAGGACACGCTTTGGAATATTTACATAGTCGTGGGATACTCCACGGTGATATTAAACCCGAAAATATTTTAATCACTCCTCAGGGTAAAATTACATTAATTGACTTGGGATTGGCAGGAAGCCCTGCTTTGCATGACAATGGTTATCCTGGTTGTTTAGGAACACCTTTTTATATGAGTCCAGAACAAAGACAGGGAGAAAATATTTCCGAACAGTCAGAAATCTATTCCTTAGGATTGATTGCTTATGAACTGCTATTAGGAAATTTAGCCTATGGTAGAGTATTACTCTCTTTAATTCCTGAAAAAATAGGGAAAATTTTATCAAAAACCTTACAGCCCTCTCCCAAAGATCGTTATGATTCTATAACCGATTTCCTTAATGACTTGCGTGCTTATCGTTATGGTGACGATATTCACAAAGATAAACGACAAAAGGATCTTGTTGCTACAACTTATGGTGAATTAATACAACAACGCTTGTGGTTATCCCCTTGGGCAATCCCAACACCAGATTATGTATCCGCATCTCTACATGAACAAGGATACCCCGCCCTTCCTTACGTATATCATGAAGCTTTTGTAAGTGCAGAGATGTTTAAATTATGGTTTTATTACAGCCCATCAAGAAAGGATACCCTCGCTCTAACACTCATTAAAGGATTCATCAATCAGTGGGGACATGAAGATAATCCAAGAGTAGTTATTCGGAAAGTTCATAAAGAATGCATTCGTCTACACACCCCCATAGATACCTCAGGGATTTCTGTAATTTGTGTATCTATTCCTAAAGCAAAACAAGAACTATCTTGGACCTCTTGTGGGAAAACTATTTTCTGGTTAAAAAAGCAAAAAAAGGTTCCCCAGAATTTCATTACTACTTCTATGGGAGTAGGGAAAATTTGTTCTTTACAAATTCAGGAAACCAAGGTTGCATGGGAAATAGGTGATGAAGCAATATTACATACTTTACAGGCAGACAGCCCCAAGCCATCTTTATATTGTCCTTTATCCACAGAGTTGAAAGATAGGAGACAAACAGCTATATTCTGCCCAATAGAGAGCGTACAGTATGGGATAATAGAAGAATGTGACGGAACTCTTTGTCCCTCAACACTTATCAGCTTAAAAAGAATCCGGTGA
- a CDS encoding secretin N-terminal domain-containing protein yields the protein MKIVTSNIGRKILQVISRKKGKWGALSLLLFLDLILLGVNSNKTPHSESKSQAQSQSNNDRHIAACPKNIASQTSVKKSPKPTTTKSFPQASIQSRHFKKSTQTFSPGFSENSGFTRPEEKKRKENHQIQAALGKKTARFLPKKEEKTSGEEQTEEARIWENKQAYAKRAVNAINFSIKKQVEELQKKNLKEENKQTPKDSAKTSSTKDKQTKLETIAIQSNKDDDKTESLTLKGKQITCEDLKDNGYTVNFEDISVLELLQFVSKISGTNFVFDSNDLNFNVTIVSHDPTSVEDLSTILLQVLKMHDLKVVEQGNNVLIYRNPRVSKLSTVVTDGSARDNCEAVVVTRVFRLYSVNPTAAVSIIQPLLSHDAIVSASEATRHVIVSDIAGNVEKVGELLAALDGPGTSVDMSEYEVHYANPAALVSYCQDVLGTMAEDEAFQIFIQPGTNKIFVISSPRLTGKAIQLLQSLDVPEMAHTLDDVTSTANALGVAGATNPKSLRFFMYKLKYQNGAAIAQAIQDIGYNLYVTTAMDEDFINTLNSIQWLDVNNSIVVIGNQANVDKVVSLLNGLDLPPKQVYIEVLILETSLEKSWDFGVQWVALGDEQGKVAYASGLLSNTGLSKPTQATIPPATPSPTSIPLPTPGQLAGISDMMYASSAFGLGIIGNVLSHKGKSFLTLGGLLSALDQDGDTVIVLNPRIMAQDTQQASFFVGQTIPFQTTSTIIQETGTVTQNIEYEDIGVNLVVASTVAPNNVVTLQIEQTISELHSAQGILTPVTDKTYAATRLQVPDGCFLVMSGHIRDKTTKVVTGVPLLSSVPLIRGLFSRTIDQRQKRNIMMFIKPKVISSFEDGTVLTNKEGYRYNWEADQGSMQIAPRHAPECQHTPVLQQESDFKMLEIEAR from the coding sequence GTGAAAATAGTGACTTCGAACATAGGAAGAAAGATCTTACAGGTCATCAGTAGAAAAAAAGGGAAGTGGGGAGCACTTTCTCTTTTACTTTTCCTGGACCTGATTTTATTAGGTGTAAATTCTAATAAAACACCGCATTCTGAGTCGAAATCTCAAGCACAGTCCCAAAGCAATAATGATCGTCATATCGCTGCTTGCCCGAAAAATATTGCTAGCCAAACATCTGTAAAAAAATCACCAAAGCCTACAACCACGAAAAGTTTCCCTCAAGCTTCCATACAATCCCGTCATTTTAAAAAATCTACGCAAACGTTTTCACCTGGGTTTTCTGAAAATTCTGGATTTACCAGACCAGAAGAAAAAAAACGCAAAGAGAACCATCAGATACAAGCAGCTTTAGGGAAAAAAACAGCACGTTTCTTACCTAAAAAAGAAGAGAAAACTTCAGGAGAAGAACAAACAGAAGAAGCTCGTATTTGGGAAAACAAACAAGCATACGCTAAACGAGCCGTAAACGCTATAAATTTTAGCATAAAAAAGCAGGTAGAAGAACTTCAGAAAAAAAATTTAAAAGAAGAAAATAAACAAACTCCAAAAGATTCTGCTAAAACAAGTTCTACTAAAGATAAACAAACAAAATTAGAAACCATTGCTATCCAATCAAATAAAGATGATGATAAAACGGAATCCCTCACGTTGAAAGGAAAGCAAATTACATGTGAAGATCTTAAAGATAATGGCTACACTGTCAATTTCGAAGACATTTCTGTTTTAGAATTATTACAGTTTGTTAGCAAAATTTCAGGGACTAATTTTGTTTTTGATAGCAATGACTTAAACTTCAACGTAACCATTGTTTCTCATGATCCTACCTCAGTAGAAGATCTCTCCACGATCCTTTTGCAAGTCTTAAAAATGCACGACTTAAAAGTCGTAGAGCAAGGAAATAATGTTCTTATCTATCGTAATCCCCGCGTATCAAAATTATCCACTGTAGTTACAGACGGCTCTGCAAGAGACAATTGTGAAGCAGTAGTTGTTACTCGTGTATTTCGTTTGTATAGTGTGAACCCCACAGCTGCTGTTAGTATTATCCAGCCTTTGCTTTCTCATGATGCCATTGTAAGTGCTTCAGAAGCCACTCGCCATGTCATTGTTTCAGATATCGCAGGAAACGTAGAAAAAGTGGGAGAACTTCTTGCAGCTTTAGATGGACCCGGTACCTCAGTAGATATGTCTGAGTATGAAGTGCATTATGCTAATCCTGCAGCCTTAGTTAGCTATTGTCAGGATGTATTGGGCACCATGGCCGAGGATGAGGCATTTCAAATTTTTATACAGCCAGGCACGAATAAAATTTTTGTTATTTCCTCCCCTCGTTTAACAGGAAAAGCTATACAATTATTGCAATCCTTGGACGTTCCTGAAATGGCACATACTTTAGATGATGTGACCAGCACAGCAAATGCATTAGGTGTTGCAGGAGCCACGAATCCTAAGAGCTTGCGCTTTTTCATGTATAAGCTCAAGTATCAAAATGGTGCCGCCATAGCTCAAGCTATTCAAGACATCGGGTATAACCTATATGTCACAACAGCTATGGATGAAGATTTCATCAATACGTTAAATAGTATTCAATGGTTAGATGTAAACAACTCAATAGTTGTTATTGGAAACCAAGCAAATGTAGATAAAGTTGTCAGCTTATTAAATGGTTTAGATTTACCTCCTAAGCAGGTTTATATAGAAGTTCTTATTTTGGAAACCAGTTTAGAAAAATCTTGGGATTTTGGTGTACAATGGGTAGCCCTCGGAGATGAACAAGGAAAAGTTGCCTATGCTTCAGGACTATTAAGTAATACAGGATTATCTAAACCTACTCAAGCAACTATCCCTCCTGCAACACCCAGTCCTACCTCTATTCCTTTACCAACACCAGGCCAGTTGGCGGGGATTAGCGATATGATGTACGCATCCTCAGCTTTTGGATTAGGAATTATTGGTAATGTTTTGAGCCATAAAGGAAAGTCCTTCTTAACACTAGGAGGCTTACTCAGTGCTTTAGATCAGGATGGTGATACTGTTATCGTTCTAAACCCAAGGATCATGGCTCAAGATACACAGCAAGCCTCTTTTTTTGTAGGACAAACTATTCCGTTCCAAACAACAAGTACAATTATCCAAGAAACAGGAACTGTAACACAAAATATCGAATATGAAGATATAGGAGTCAATCTTGTCGTTGCTTCAACAGTAGCTCCTAATAACGTTGTTACCTTGCAAATAGAACAAACAATTTCTGAATTGCATTCTGCTCAAGGTATCCTTACCCCAGTAACAGATAAAACTTATGCAGCTACACGTTTACAAGTTCCTGATGGGTGTTTTTTAGTCATGAGTGGCCATATCCGCGATAAAACTACAAAAGTAGTTACAGGAGTACCGTTATTGAGTTCTGTTCCTCTAATCCGTGGATTATTTAGCAGAACTATAGATCAAAGGCAAAAACGTAATATCATGATGTTTATTAAGCCTAAAGTGATCAGTAGTTTTGAAGATGGAACTGTATTAACGAATAAGGAAGGTTATAGATATAATTGGGAAGCAGATCAAGGATCTATGCAAATAGCACCACGCCATGCTCCTGAATGTCAACATACTCCTGTTCTACAACAAGAAAGTGATTTTAAAATGCTAGAAATTGAAGCCCGATAA